A stretch of DNA from Thalassospiraceae bacterium LMO-SO8:
GCCACCCTACCCTCCGACCGGGAACTCCGGGTCAGCCGCGAGTTCGATGCCCCGCGCGACCTCGTGTTCAAGGCCTATACGGACCCGGCCCTCGTCCAAAGCTGGCTATGGGGCCCCGACGACTGGCCCATGGCGGAATGCGAGATCGACCTGCGGGTCGGCGGCGCCTACCGCTATGTCTGGCGCAACCCGCAACTGGGCGACATGGGCATGGGTGGCCGGTTCCTTGAAATCGTCCCGCCGGAACGTTTGGTCGTCACCGAACTGTTCGACCAGGACTGGACCGAGGGCGAGACCGTCTGCACCACGACCTTCGAGGACCTGGACGGCGGCACGCGCACGCGGGTCACCACTACGGTGCTGTATTCATCCCAGAACGCCCGCGACAACGCCATGAAGACGCCCATGCTGGACGGCTGGGGGGTTTGCTTCGACCGCTTGGATGATCTGTTGCCGACAATCGCGGCCTAACGTTTGCCCTGGCGCCAGTCCCAGGGGGCGACGAAGCCGCCCGCCCACAGGCCCGCGCGTTCGGCCCGGGCGGCCTCTTCCGCCGCCATATAGGCCGGGATGCGGTAGGCCCGGTCGTAGAGCGCCCAGCCCTGGCGGATCATCTTCTCGCCCACGTCGTATCGCCCGCCGAGGAAGCAGGTCATCGTGTAGCGCCCGTCGCGCCCCGTGCCGTTGTCGCGGCACTGCACCCATTGATAGGCCGTCATGAAGCCGAGTGCGTTGGCCGCCTGGAACCCGCAGGGATAGCGTTCGCCGTCCTTGTCGCAGGTCTGGTCGTTTTCCGGCGCGTCGATGCCGTGCAGATTGAAGACGACCCCGGCGATGGACAGGGTATCGCCGTCGACCACGGCCGGCTGGCCCTCCATGTCGGCCAGGGCCGGCCCCGTGGCCAGAACAAGAATCGCGATGAAGACGAAGGCCCGCATGTTCGACGGATTCTCCCACGCCGGCGGCGGGGCCGCCCGGCTGTTCCGTCGTTTATATCGGTCCTGTAGCGCGGTGGAAAGGGCCGCCCCTTAAACCGGGCGGTCGCCTTCCAGGGTCACGCGCTGCATGGTGCGCCCGACGCCGGAAAAATCGTTGATCGCGAAATGCATGGTGCAGCGGTTGTCCCACATGGCGACGGAGCCGTTCTTCCAGCGGAAGCGGCAGGTGAATTCCGGCTGCGTCGCATGGGCGACCAGGGTGTCGAACAGGGGCTTGGATTCCTCGGGCGTCATCCCTTCGAACCGCGAAAAATGGATGGGGCTGAGGTACAACCCCTTGCGGCCCGTTTCCGGATGGGTGCGGATCACCGGATGGGCGACTTCCGTCACCGCCGCCGGCTGCACGCTCATCGCCTTGGACACGCCGGTCTTGAAGCGCGCCGCGTCCTTTCCGTAGGTATGGGCGTTGGTATAGACCGCCTTCACGTCCGCCAGCATCGTCTTCATGCCGTCGGTCAGGGCGTCATAGGCCGCGTAGTGGCTGGCGAACATGGTGTCGCCGCCGGCCTGGGGCACGTCGACGCCGTACAGGATCGTGCCGAGCGCCGGGTTTTCCGCATAAGCGAGATCCGTATGCCAGCCGCTGCCGAAGTGGTGCTTGTCCGTCGGCTCCTTGACGATGCGGAACACGTCCGGATGGCCATCCATGGGTTTCACGTAAGGATGGCGGTTCAACACCCCGAAGCGCCGCCCGAACGCCGCCTGGGCATCCGGCGTGAAGTCCTGCCCGTGGAAGAACACGACGCTGTAGCGCAGCAGCGCCTCGCGAATTTCGGCCACGGTCTCGTCATCCAGGTTGTTCAGATCGACGCCGGAAATTTCGGCACCGAACACGCCCGTGAACGGGACCACGGTGATACGGCGGAAAGGATCGTTCCTCAGTTCGGCGGCTTGCATGTCTTGTCTCCAAAGGCCGGGGTATCGACAGCCGCAAGGTACCACCCCGCCGCAAACCGAAAAAGGTTTTTCTATATTGCGGAACATAATAAATAGAGATTTGCCCCGGTAATCAGCTATTTTTCAGGATCATTTTTCAGAAAATCGATATTTGTTCCACATTGCGGAACGTTCTGCGTTATTCCCCGTCGACCGGCCTGTAATTCAAGGCCCGGGATATCTCGGCCGCCGTCCGCACGACCTGGGCCGCACAACGCTCGATCAGGGCCGCATCCATGCGAAAGGCCGGCACGCCCAGGCCCAGGGCCGCGACGACTCCTCCCGTATGGTCGCGGATGGGGGCGGCGATGCCGCCCATTTCCGGATTGTTCTCGCCCTTGGTGACGGCGACCCCCTCGTCCGCCACCTTGTCGATGATCCGGCGCAGGCGTTCGGGATCGGTTTCCGTGTCCGGGGTCAGTTTGGTCATGGGCCCGGCCAGCACCCGGTCGCGCAGCGCCTGGTCATGGGCCAGCAGCACGCGCCCCGTGGCCGTGCACCAGGACGGCGTGATGCGCCCGACCTGCGTCTGCACGCGGATCGAGCGGGGACTTTCCACCTTGGACAGATAGACCACGCCACCGCCGGGCTCCAGCACCGCCAGATGGATCGTCTCGTCCGTGGCCCGGCACAGGTCCTCCAGGAACGGAAAGGCGACTTGGACCAGATCAACCTCGGCCAGCGCCAGGCTGCCGATCCGCCACAGTTTCAGCGTCAGACGGTAGAGCCCCTGCTCGTTCTGCTCCAGCACCCCGGCATGAACCAGGGTCGACAGCACCCGGTGCAGCGAGCTTTTCGGCTGGCCCGTCTCGCGCGCCAGTTCGGTGACGCCAAGCGGCCGCCACTTGCGCTCGAACACCTCGAGCACCTCGAACGCCTTCAGCACCGACCCCATGACGCCGGTCTGGCGGCGGGCGGTGGGGGGCCTGGGGCCTTT
This window harbors:
- a CDS encoding thermonuclease family protein yields the protein MRAFVFIAILVLATGPALADMEGQPAVVDGDTLSIAGVVFNLHGIDAPENDQTCDKDGERYPCGFQAANALGFMTAYQWVQCRDNGTGRDGRYTMTCFLGGRYDVGEKMIRQGWALYDRAYRIPAYMAAEEAARAERAGLWAGGFVAPWDWRQGKR
- a CDS encoding TauD/TfdA family dioxygenase yields the protein MQAAELRNDPFRRITVVPFTGVFGAEISGVDLNNLDDETVAEIREALLRYSVVFFHGQDFTPDAQAAFGRRFGVLNRHPYVKPMDGHPDVFRIVKEPTDKHHFGSGWHTDLAYAENPALGTILYGVDVPQAGGDTMFASHYAAYDALTDGMKTMLADVKAVYTNAHTYGKDAARFKTGVSKAMSVQPAAVTEVAHPVIRTHPETGRKGLYLSPIHFSRFEGMTPEESKPLFDTLVAHATQPEFTCRFRWKNGSVAMWDNRCTMHFAINDFSGVGRTMQRVTLEGDRPV
- a CDS encoding IclR family transcriptional regulator; this encodes MATTPTGKGPRPPTARRQTGVMGSVLKAFEVLEVFERKWRPLGVTELARETGQPKSSLHRVLSTLVHAGVLEQNEQGLYRLTLKLWRIGSLALAEVDLVQVAFPFLEDLCRATDETIHLAVLEPGGGVVYLSKVESPRSIRVQTQVGRITPSWCTATGRVLLAHDQALRDRVLAGPMTKLTPDTETDPERLRRIIDKVADEGVAVTKGENNPEMGGIAAPIRDHTGGVVAALGLGVPAFRMDAALIERCAAQVVRTAAEISRALNYRPVDGE
- a CDS encoding SRPBCC family protein gives rise to the protein MKPRIPLTATLPSDRELRVSREFDAPRDLVFKAYTDPALVQSWLWGPDDWPMAECEIDLRVGGAYRYVWRNPQLGDMGMGGRFLEIVPPERLVVTELFDQDWTEGETVCTTTFEDLDGGTRTRVTTTVLYSSQNARDNAMKTPMLDGWGVCFDRLDDLLPTIAA